The Juglans microcarpa x Juglans regia isolate MS1-56 chromosome 2D, Jm3101_v1.0, whole genome shotgun sequence DNA window ACTTCCGACATTTTGGGTCTGTGTCCTGGGAGGTATTGGGTGCACAAGAGAGCCACTTGAACTATCTCCTCCAGCTCAATTCTGTCATAGTTGCTTTTAAGATCCCTATCCACAAGCATTTCAAGCTTCTTCTCCTGATGAATTTTCTTTACCTGCAATCATAACACAATGCTGCCACGCATAAATGAACCATCCAAAACAAATATGCATTGGACTAGTTAGACAAGTAATAAATACTATGAGAGAGTAAAGCTTGGCAGAATTTGTGCTCACCCAATCGAGCATAGCCCCTTTCTGGTTAGCTGCCTTGCCGAATTCTAGTGCTCTCTGCCCAGTTATTAATTCGAGGAGAAGGATTCCAAATCCAAAGACATCTGTTTTCTCCGAGGACTGGCCGGTGGAAAGATATTCCGGGGCTATATGCCCCACTGTGCCTCTCACTGCTGTGGTAACGTGTGAATCTTGGTGATCCAAAAGCTTTGCTAAGCCAAAATCTCCCACCACAGCCTCACAATAGTCGTCAAGCAATATATTTGCAGCCTTCACATCCCTATGAATAATCTTCGGGTCACACTGCTCGTGAAGGTATAGTAGTCCCCTGGCAGCTCCTAAGGCAATCCTCTTCCTAGTGCACCAGTCCAAGACTGGTTTTCCTGAAAAAGATCAATTTGAGACTAATTTAGAAAACATGATGCATTTAGCATGACACATTGACAATCATGCTTGCTTGTGTTTTATCAAGTTTACCTCTGAGACGAGAAGCAACACTGCCATTGGACATGTATGGATAAACTAGAAGCCTTTCCGTAGGCGTCACACAAAACCCATATAACCTTAGGAGGTTTCGGTGTACTGCTAGACTAATCATTTCAACTTCAGTCTGGAATTGGATCTCCCCTCCGATGGCATTGCCATCTTTAAGCCTCTTGACAGCCACAATAGTCCCGTCTGAGAGAATTCCTTTGTACACATGTCCGAAACCACCTTTCCCAAGTATGTTTTTGCTGCTGAAGTTGCTCGTCGCAATTTGAAGTTCCCTGAAATGGAATCTCTTCAAGTTTCCAAGGGAGATCTCTTCGTGATGCCGGTCTGAAATTTCAAGTAACGTAGCCAATTATTATCGAGTACACAGAGTCACAAACACGTCACATTAATCATAAATGCTTTAGTTTATGTTCTCATTCATCACCAACCTTTAACATCAAAGAATATCTGTTTGTGGTGCCTTTGCCTCCACCATAAAAGCAATCCAAATCCCAGAACCATGAGACAGAGGCATCCGAGGCTCAAGCCAAAGGCAAGGGCTACTTTGTGACGGTTAGGCCTGCCAGGAGGTAGAGTAGCTGAAGGAGCAAAGAGCTTGAGGTCAGAATCAACATGAGCGTACACAAtcattgaaatttcaaattggGGAAAGGGGAAACAGTTTTTAGAAGAtatttcagccaaaccaaatATGTTCCATACTTTGTGAACTATTCAAGTTCATGGACATCGGCATGAGTGTTGTCCCATTGCAGTCTGGTTCAGAACCTGTTGGGCAAATCAAAGGGTTCCCAACAATGCtgcaacaataaaaaataataataattaatatctaattctATGTTTTTTCACACTTGCGCAGGCgcagagagagagcgagagagaga harbors:
- the LOC121249595 gene encoding protein NSP-INTERACTING KINASE 1-like yields the protein MAMMRREVYLRFLAFLCFWASVNGLLSPKGVNFEVQALMAIKASLKDPHGVLDNWDDSSVDPCSWTMVTCSSESLVIGLGTPSQNLSGTLSSSIGNLKNLQSVLLQNNNIKGPIPTELGRLSKLRTLDLSNNYFSGEIPPSLGHLRGLQYMRLNNNSLSGAFPMSLGNMTQLTFLDLSYNNLSGPIPRFPAKTFNIVGNPLICPTGSEPDCNGTTLMPMSMNLNSSQTTLPPGRPNRHKVALAFGLSLGCLCLMVLGFGLLLWWRQRHHKQIFFDVKDRHHEEISLGNLKRFHFRELQIATSNFSSKNILGKGGFGHVYKGILSDGTIVAVKRLKDGNAIGGEIQFQTEVEMISLAVHRNLLRLYGFCVTPTERLLVYPYMSNGSVASRLRGKPVLDWCTRKRIALGAARGLLYLHEQCDPKIIHRDVKAANILLDDYCEAVVGDFGLAKLLDHQDSHVTTAVRGTVGHIAPEYLSTGQSSEKTDVFGFGILLLELITGQRALEFGKAANQKGAMLDWVKKIHQEKKLEMLVDRDLKSNYDRIELEEIVQVALLCTQYLPGHRPKMSEVVRMLEGDGLAERWEASQRVESTKCKPHELSASDRYSDLTDDSSLLVQAMELSGPR